The genomic stretch AAATCCCCAGAGGCCTTTGGGGTCCCAGACCACGATCTGTTTCACGGAGAGGTCCGGGAGGATCTGGAGGACCTTGTCCACCTGCTCCTCGTTTTCAACAAAGAGGATCTTTGATTCCGAATGGCCCACCACATAGTTGACCTGATCCGGAGCGGACGTGGAGTAGACCCCGCAGGTTACGCATCCGATGGCCATGGCGGCCAGGTGACAGAAGAGCCACTCAGGCCGGTTGTCCCCCAGGATGGCCACCCGTTCTCCGGGCTGGATATCCAGCGCGAGCATGGCCGCTCCTGTCTCCAGGACCTTTTCCCCATATTCCTTCCATGAGATCCGGTTCCAGATGCCGTGTTCTTTCCGCCGGAGGGCCACACGGTCCTTACGGGCGGATACCTGCTCGAAAAAGAGTGCCGGGAAGTTTGCAGGCGGGTTCGCCACTACCAGGTCCTCCTTTTCTTGTAGAGACGCCACCCCTTGGGCGAAGCGGTCTCCCCGCCGATGCCGAGGTAAAGTTCCTGCACATCCTCGTTTTGTTTCAGCTCGGTTGCGCTTCCTTCCAGCACGATCCTCCCCGATTCCATGATATACCCGAAGGTGGCGATGCTGAGGGCCATTTTGGCGTTCTGTTCCACCAGCAGGAGGGTGGTCTCTTTTTGGCTGATCTGGGACAGGGCGTCATATACATGCCGGGAGACCTTGGGGGCGAGGCCCAGGGAGGGCTCATCCAGCATCAGGAGCCTGGGACGGCGAAGCATGGCCCTGGCCACCGCGAGCATCTGCTGCTCTCCGCCGGAAAGGGTTTCGGCCTGCTGATGGGCCCGGGACTTCAGTATGGGAAAAAGCCCGAACACAAAGGCCATGTCCTCCTGGATTCCCTTGTCTTTTCTCCCCCAGCAGCCCAGATCCAGGTTTTCACTGACCGTCAATTCCCGGAAAAGACCCCTGTCTTCAGGGACGTACACGATGCCGAGGGCCGCGATCCGTTCAGGGGCCAGGCGGTGTATCCGCTTTCCGGCAAATTCAATGCTCCCCTTCTTGGGCTGATCCTTCAACAGCCCTGCAATGGTCTTGAGCAGGGTGGTTTTTCCTGCCCCGTTCGGCCCCAGCACGGCAAATATCTCCCGCTCCTTCACCTCCAGGGAGAGTCCGTGCAGGGCATATATCCGATCGTAATAAAGGGTCTCGATGCTCTGGATCTTCAACAACGGGGCCATGGGGTCTCTTTCAATATAAGCTTCAAATGGTTATCCTGGCTTTCCACTGTCAAGGCGCCGGTCTCCGGTAATCATCAATCGACAATCGTCAATGATCCATCTTGTGGTCCGCCTCATCCCCCAGGTAGGCCCTGATCACCTCCGGGGTCTTTTGAACCGCTTCCGGACTCCCCTCGGCGATCTTCTGACCGAAATCGAGGGCCACCATCCGGTCCGCAAGTTTCGATGCGATTCTGAGATCGTGCTCCACCAGAAGTATGGCGGTCTCGTATCTGCCGCGGATCTCAGTGATCCGGTAGGCCGTCTCCTCCTTTTCTTCGGAGGTGAGACCGGCGATCGGTTCATCCAAGAGGAGCAGTTTCGGCTCCGTTGCCAGGGCGCGTCCCACCTCGACCCGCTTCTGGACCCCGTAGGGACAATCCGAGACCCGGGCCTGCCGATAGGCCTGAAGATCCAGAAACTCGATGATCTCTTCCACAACCTCCCTGTGGCGGAGTTCCTCTTTTCGCAACCGCAGAAAGGCATTGAATGGATTTTTATGAAATTTGATATGCCGTCCCAGGAGGAGATTGTCCAGCACGGTCATGTGGAGGAACAGGCGGAGATTCTGAAAGGTCCGGGCCACCCCCCTCCGGGCGATGAAATCCGGCGAGAGTCCGATGAGCCGTTTCCCCTGAAACAGGATGTCGCCGCTATTGGGATGGTAAACACCGGACACGCAGTTGAAAAGGGTGGTTTTTCCGGAACCGTTGGGACCGATGATGGTCAGGATCTCCTTCTCTTCCATACCCAGGTCGAAATTCATCAGGGCCTGAATGCCGCCGAAGCTGATGGAGAGACCGCTGATTTCCAATAATGCCATAGGATGCCTTGGAATCCTTGATCGCCTGCACCGTGTTCAAGGCAGGGAGAGGGATGCGTGGCCCGCTCCCTGCCGAACCATATTACAGTCTCAACGTAATAAGACGGTATTAGAAGTGGGATGGATGGATGGTGAACTGCTCGAGGGGCACATGTTTCCCCTTTTCAGCCCGGCCCATGCGCGAGGCATTGTTGCCGTGCCGCCTCTCCGGGCTGTAGGTCACCGGCGCGCCGATGCCTTCGGGTTTCCAGTCCTTGATTTTTTCCATTCCCTGGATCATGGTCTCTGGGGTCAGATCACGACCGGCGTTTTTCAGCCCTTCCACCAGGTGCATCATGGACATGGCGCCGAACAGGGCCAGGTATTCCTTCCCCTCCAGCTTGGGATTGTACTTCTTGAGGATTTCAACTACCCGGTCTGCCGCGGGCTCGGAGCCGGGAACCCCTGAATTGCCGGGGAGGGCGATGTAGGTCCCTTCCCAGGCGTCGCCGGCGATCTTGTACATGATGGGATCGCCCAGGGTAAAGGTGGTCAGGGCCTGAGGCCGATAGTCGGCCTTGGCCATCTCCTTCAATATGAGGGCCCCGTGACTGGGGGTTGCATAGATGATGACCGCTTCAGCCCCCGACTCCTTGAGCTTGAGGGCATGGGTCCCGAGGGATCTTTCCGTCACTTCATAGGGAACCGCGGCCACCAGCTCTGCCTTGCCCTGGGTTGCGGCCAAGGCGTTTTTGACACCGACCATGGCCATCTTTCCATAATCGTCATTCTGGTAAAAGAGGCCGATCTTCTTTGCGTTGAGGGTGTTGGCGGCGTAATTTGTGATGTAAATGGCCTCATCCTCATAGTCCGGATAGGCGATAAAGATATAGCGCAACTGGTCCTTGGGCATTCGAGCCCAGATGCGGATGTCGCCGTAAGCGGTGATCAGCGGGATCTTGTTCTCAGGGAAAAAGTTTTTGGCTGCGTGCAGTACCGCTGTTCCCAGCAGACCGCAGACAGCAAAGACCTTCCCCTTCATCTGCTGCAGGTTGACCATGGCGCGGGTGGGATTATAGCCGTCGTCCATCACGTCCACCTTGATCTTCCGACCGTGAATGCCGCCCTGGTCATTGATGTAATCGGCCCATGCCTTCGCGCCCAAGCCGGTAACGCCCCAAAGGGCGGCCGGTCCGGAGAGGGGGGTGGTCCAACCGACCACTACCTCGGTGTCTGTCACGCCGGGGACCGCTTCTTTTGCAAACAATGTTGAGGGAATGATTAAGATGAGCGCCAGCAGGATTCCAATCCAAAGTCTTCCTTTTCCCATGTCGACCTCCTTATTGATGGTAAGGGTTTGGTAGATCAGGGGCACACGGTACCCCGAAATCAAAACATGAGACATCATATAATGACCCTGACAGAGGATGGATGAGCGTTTACTCCCGTCAGGATTTATGTTAGCGTTCGAATGGACTCTTGAATCGGAATTGAAAAGAAATTTTAATGTGAACGTATACCCGATTCCGGCTGAATGGTCAACTAATTTTTTCCAATTCGACCGGCCGGCCGGAGAAGTACCCAAAAGTTCACAACCAGGAAAATGACTCACACAAAGACACGGAGACACAAAGAGATAAAAAATTAACTTCCTTGTTTTTGTGAAAGAAGATTCAGGAAATGAGGCCTTGACGCCGTATGGCCGCAACAATCCGTGATGCCTTCTGCAAACGGCTCACAAACCCATCCTGCCATGGTCGTGGATTGCCCTGTTTATGATTGTGTGCACAAAGATTCCATAGGGCAGGCAGGGTGGGAGAGACACAAAAATTTGCCTTTTGTGAAAAAACTATTCTTCGTTTCCTTCGTTTTCTTCTGTAAAACGACGGCAACCGGTAATGATCACCCGGACTCAACAGATGAAACATGAGACCATGTCGGGCATAGAGACCCTCCTTGAAAAGGGGAGGGAAGAAGGGATTTACCCGGGGGCCGTCCTTCTGGCGGCCTCACAAGGTGTGATCCGCATTTTTCTCGCGGTCGGGAAGCGGGCCCTCGCCCCCCGTTCTCTTCCGATGGAAAAGGAGACCCTGTTCGACCTGGCCTCCCTGACCAAGCCTTTGGCCACGACCATGGCCATGATGAAACTGGTGAATGACGGCAGGATCGGGCTGGATACCCCCCTTCAGGCACTTCTCCCCTGTACCCTGCCGGATGACAAGAGGGGAATCACTCCACGCCTCCTGTTGAGCCATGCCGCCGGGTTTGTCGACTGGATGCCCTTTTATCTCGAACTGGATCGTGCGGCCCCGAAAGATAGAAAGGCGATATCGAGAAACCGGCTGCTGACCCTCCCCCTTGTATCTCCGCCGGGTAGACGGTCGCTTTACAGCGACCTGGGATTCATGCTGCTGGAGTGGGTGATCGAGGCGACTGCCGGCCTGGATCTCCCCCGGTTTCTGAATCAGGAGTTCTATACCCCTCTTGCCCTCGAGCACACCGGCTTTTTCAGCGCCGGGCCTCCCAGCCGGTTCACTCAGGATGGGTTTGCGGCCACAGAAGCGTGTCCCTGGCGAAAGCGGATCATTCAAGGGGCCGTCCACGACGAAAACGCCTGTGCCCTCGGCGGGTATTCGGGCCATGCAGGGCTCTTCGGCACAGCAGAAGAGGTGTATCGGCTTGCGAA from Deltaproteobacteria bacterium encodes the following:
- a CDS encoding ABC transporter substrate-binding protein translates to MGKGRLWIGILLALILIIPSTLFAKEAVPGVTDTEVVVGWTTPLSGPAALWGVTGLGAKAWADYINDQGGIHGRKIKVDVMDDGYNPTRAMVNLQQMKGKVFAVCGLLGTAVLHAAKNFFPENKIPLITAYGDIRIWARMPKDQLRYIFIAYPDYEDEAIYITNYAANTLNAKKIGLFYQNDDYGKMAMVGVKNALAATQGKAELVAAVPYEVTERSLGTHALKLKESGAEAVIIYATPSHGALILKEMAKADYRPQALTTFTLGDPIMYKIAGDAWEGTYIALPGNSGVPGSEPAADRVVEILKKYNPKLEGKEYLALFGAMSMMHLVEGLKNAGRDLTPETMIQGMEKIKDWKPEGIGAPVTYSPERRHGNNASRMGRAEKGKHVPLEQFTIHPSHF
- a CDS encoding beta-lactamase family protein, with protein sequence MKHETMSGIETLLEKGREEGIYPGAVLLAASQGVIRIFLAVGKRALAPRSLPMEKETLFDLASLTKPLATTMAMMKLVNDGRIGLDTPLQALLPCTLPDDKRGITPRLLLSHAAGFVDWMPFYLELDRAAPKDRKAISRNRLLTLPLVSPPGRRSLYSDLGFMLLEWVIEATAGLDLPRFLNQEFYTPLALEHTGFFSAGPPSRFTQDGFAATEACPWRKRIIQGAVHDENACALGGYSGHAGLFGTAEEVYRLANLLRERWRGEGDDYLGPGTVRTFFTRQDIVKGSTWALGWDTPSAEASSAGRHFSPFSVGHLGFTGTSLWMDLEQDVIVILLTNRIHPTRKNQKIRAFRPLLHDRVMEAFGLIQ
- a CDS encoding ABC transporter ATP-binding protein, whose amino-acid sequence is MLKIQSIETLYYDRIYALHGLSLEVKEREIFAVLGPNGAGKTTLLKTIAGLLKDQPKKGSIEFAGKRIHRLAPERIAALGIVYVPEDRGLFRELTVSENLDLGCWGRKDKGIQEDMAFVFGLFPILKSRAHQQAETLSGGEQQMLAVARAMLRRPRLLMLDEPSLGLAPKVSRHVYDALSQISQKETTLLLVEQNAKMALSIATFGYIMESGRIVLEGSATELKQNEDVQELYLGIGGETASPKGWRLYKKRRTW
- a CDS encoding ABC transporter ATP-binding protein produces the protein MALLEISGLSISFGGIQALMNFDLGMEEKEILTIIGPNGSGKTTLFNCVSGVYHPNSGDILFQGKRLIGLSPDFIARRGVARTFQNLRLFLHMTVLDNLLLGRHIKFHKNPFNAFLRLRKEELRHREVVEEIIEFLDLQAYRQARVSDCPYGVQKRVEVGRALATEPKLLLLDEPIAGLTSEEKEETAYRITEIRGRYETAILLVEHDLRIASKLADRMVALDFGQKIAEGSPEAVQKTPEVIRAYLGDEADHKMDH